A region from the Triticum urartu cultivar G1812 chromosome 1, Tu2.1, whole genome shotgun sequence genome encodes:
- the LOC125523023 gene encoding protein ABA AND ROS SENSITIVE 1-like, whose product MDQRKALFRAKLREAKEKQEKRIDPSLVRYNEYDQPICRVCNVTLKSEALWPAHQVSRKHHEAKAAAAAKVTPAAAPRGNNVSHERPAEPQKAKSSPMPANFFDNQGTKRQSDGTGSEGRSVRHQVANAQPATKEASANKPSVRMDQAPNKGNKSSTDVKGILPGNFFDYAEEDEDEVPTPAPAPKEPNRTSGNTTNPNPVQVKGVPDGFFDSSNTQSSETSASSQAANNVETAQVKALPEGFFDNKDADLRARGIQPPKVDINDAYKEFEKEIQEDLQEVDDRLEEEEIDAAAEREEYLTLEQEEYRQRVDMLKKQLTESKAARTAKANSKPIGMDTDSSASDSSSDDEEDGTDFAVDWRAQYMK is encoded by the exons ATGGATCAGAGGAAGGCCCTGTTCCGCGCCAAGCTCCGCGAGGCCAAGGAGAAGCAGGAGAAGCGCATCGACCCCTCGCTCGTCAG GTATAATGAATATGATCAGCCCATCTGTAGGGTCTGCAACGTTACGTTGAAATCCGAAGCACTTTGGCCTGCGCACCAGGTTTCACGGAAACATCATGAG GCAAAAGCCGCTGCAGCCGCTAAAGTTACACCAGCTGCAGCTCCTCGTGGCAATAATGTCAGTCATGAACGACCAGCTGAGCCTCAGAAAGCAAAATCCTCTCCGATGCCTGCCAATTTTTTTGACAATCAGGGAACGAAAAGGCAAAGTGATG GTACTGGTTCTGAGGGAAGGTCTGTACGTCATCAAGTGGCTAATGCTCAACCAGCAACCAAAGAAGCAAGTGCAAATAAACCATCTGTCAGGATGGACCAAGCACCCAATAAAGGGAATAAAAGCAGTACCGACGTGAAAGGAATTCTTCCAGGGAATTTTTTTGATTAtgcagaagaagatgaagatgaagttccaactcctgctccagctcCAAAGGAGCCCAATAGGACTTCGGGCAATACCACCAACCCCAATCCCGTGCAGGTGAAAGGTGTCCCAGATGGCTTCTTCGATAGCAGTAACACACAGTCCAGTGAAACCAGTGCATCGTCTCAAGCGGCGAATAATGTGGAAACTGCTCAAGTAAAAGCTCTGCCCGAAGGATTCTTCGATAACAAAGATGCGGATCTCCGCGCACGCGGTATTCAACCTCCAAAAGTTGACATCAA CGATGCATACAAAGAATTTGAAAAGGAAATTCAGGAAGACCTCCAGGAAGTTGATGACCGCCTCGAAGAAGAGGAG ATTGATGCTGCTGCTGAGAGGGAAGAGTACTTGACCTTAGAGCAAGA GGAGTACAGGCAGCGAGTAGATATGCTGAAGAAACAGCTCACCGAGTCAAAAGCCGCACGGACTGCTAAGGCGAACAGCAAACCCATCGGCATGGACACGGATTCCAGCGCCAGCGACTCATCGAGCGACGACGAAGAAGACGGCACAGATTTTGCTGTTGACTGGAGAGCGCAGTATATGAAATGA